The proteins below come from a single Miscanthus floridulus cultivar M001 chromosome 1, ASM1932011v1, whole genome shotgun sequence genomic window:
- the LOC136548091 gene encoding anthranilate synthase alpha subunit 2, chloroplastic, with protein MESLAATSVFSPSRAAVPAAGARVRAGTVVSARRRSSRSGTRGLKCSTVTPQASSVISRSAVAAKAAEEDKRRFFEAAARGSGKGNLVPMWECIVSDHLTPVLAYRCLVPEDNVDAPSFLFESVEQGPQGTTNVGRYSMVGAHPVMEIVAKEHKVTVMDHEKGQVTEQVVDDPMQVPRSMMEGWHPQQIDELPESFSGGWVGFFSYDTVRYVEKKKLPFSGAPQDDRNLPDVHLGLYDDVLVFDNVEKKVYVIHWVNVDRHASVEEAYQDGRSRLNLLLSKVHNSNVPTLSPGFVKLHTRQFGAPLNKSTMTSDEYKNAVMQAKEHIMAGDIFQIVLSQRFERRTYANPFEVYRALRIVNPSPYMAYVQARGCVLVASSPEILTRVSKGKIINRPLAGTVRRGKTEKEDQMQEHQLLSDEKQCAEHIMLVDLGRNDVGKVSKPGSVKVEKLMNIERYSHVMHISSTVSGQLDDHLQSWDALRAALPVGTVSGAPKVKAMELIDKLEVTRRGPYSGGLGGISFDGDMQIALSLRTMVFSTAPSHNTMYSYKDADRRREWVAHLQAGAGIVADSSPDDEQRECENKAAALARAIDLAESAFVDKE; from the exons ATGGAATCCCTAGCCGCCACCTCCGTGTTCTCGCCCTCCCGAGCCGCCGTCCCGGCGGCGGGGGCCCGGGTTAGGGCGGGGACGGTGGTATCAGCCAGGCGGAGGAGCAGCAGGAGCGGAACCCGCGGGTTGAAGTGCTCTACCGTGACGCCGCAGGCGAGCTCAGTGATTAGCAGGAGCGCGGTGGCGGCGaaggcggcggaggaggacaaGAGGCGGTTCTTcgaggcggcggcgcgggggagcGGGAAGGGGAACCTGGTGCCCATGTGGGAGTGCATCGTGTCGGACCATCTCACCCCCGTGCTCGCCTACCGCTGCCTCGTCCCCGAGGACAACGTCGACGCCCCCAGCTTCCTCTTCGAGTCCGTCGAGCAGGGGCCCCAAGGCACCACCAACGTC GGCCGCTACAGCATGGTGGGAGCCCACCCGGTGATGGAGATAGTGGCCAAAGAGCACAAGGTTACGGTCATGGACCACGAGAAGGGCCAAGTGACGGAGCAGGTAGTGGACGACCCGATGCAGGTCCCCAGGAGCATGATGGAGGGATGGCACCCACAGCAGATCGACGAGCTCCCTGAATCCTTCTCTG GTGGATGGGTTGGGTTCTTTTCCTATGATACGGTTCGTTATGTTGAGAAGAAGAAGCTACCGTTCTCTGGTGCTCCTCAGGACGATAGGAACCTTCCTGATGTGCACTTGGGGCTCTATGATGATGTTCTAGTCTTCGACAATGTTGAGAAG AAAGTATATGTTATCCATTGGGTCAATGTGGACCGGCATGCATCTGTTGAGGAAGCATACCAAGATGGCAGGTCCCGGCTGAACCTGTTGCTATCTAAAGTGCACAATTCCAATGT CCCCACACTCTCTCCTGGATTTGTGAAGCTGCACACTCGCCAGTTTGGTGCACCTTTGAACAAGTCAACCATGACAAGTGATGAGTATAAGAATGCTGTTATGCAGGCTAAGGAACATATTATGGCTGGGGATATCTTCCAGATTGTTTTAAGCCAGAGGTTCGAGAGACGAACATATGCCAACCCATTTGAGGTTTATCGAGCCTTGCGAATTGTGAACCCTAGCCCATACATGGCGTATGTACAG GCAAGAGGATGTGTGTTGGTTGCATCTAGTCCTGAAATTCTTACACGAGTCAGTAAG GGGAAAATTATTAATCGACCACTTGCTGGAACTGTTCGAAGGGGCAAAACAGAGAAGGAAGATCAAATGCAAGAGCATCAACTATTAAGTGATGAAAAACAGTGTGCCGAGCACATAATGCTTGTAGACTTAGGAAGGAATGATGTTGGCAAG GTCTCCAAACCTGGATCAGTAAAGGTGGAGAAGTTGATGAACATTGAGCGATACTCCCATGTTATGCACATCAGCTCAACG GTCAGTGGACAGTTGGATGATCATCTCCAGAGCTGGGATGCCCTGAGAGCTGCATTGCCTGTTGGAACAGTCAGTGGTGCTCCAAAG GTAAAAGCCATGGAGTTGATAGATAAGTTGGAAGTTACAAGGCGAGGACCATATAGTGGTGGTCTAGGAGGAATATCGTTTGATGGCGATATGCAAATTGCACTTTCTCTGCGCACCATGGTATTCTCAACAGCGCCAAGCCACAACACGATGTACTCGTACAAAGATGCAGATAGACGCCGGGAGTGGGTTGCTCATCTCCAGGCTGGTGCAGGCATTGTTGCCGACAGTAGCCCAGATGATGAACAACGTGAATGCGAGAATAAGGCTGCAGCACTAGCTCGGGCCATCGATCTTGCAGAGTCAGCTTTTGTAGACAAAGAATAG
- the LOC136548101 gene encoding cold-responsive protein kinase 1-like isoform X1, whose product MGSSVGCLRGGSKSRQDQNGQVVAGSSPRSGHVLSRAGNNVQVFSLNEMKTATRNFHMLNCIGRGGFGAVYKGNLKDGTQIAIKKLAAESKQGISEFLTEINVISNVRHPNLVKLIGCCAEGSNRLLVYEYAENNSLANALLGPKNKCIPLDWQKRAAICIGTASGLAFLHEEAQPRIVHRDIKASNILLDKKLLPKIGDFGLAKLFPDTVTHISTRVAGTMGYLAPEYALLGQLTKKADIYSFGVLLLEVISGESSSKSTWGPNMHVLVEWTWKLREEGRLFEIVDPELENYPEEEMLRFIKVALLCTQATSQQRPSMKQVVNMLSNQTEIDLQNVVAPGVLKEPRPRTGGFGGLTADTSSSSSQSTKANPAESYSTQTNMNSCQFSTTDVSPR is encoded by the exons ATGGGGAGTTCGGTCGGCTGCTTGAGAGGCGGCTCCAAGTCGAGGCAAGATCAGAATGGTCAGGTCGTCGCGGGTTCGTCTCCTCGTTCAG GTCATGTATTATCAAGAGCTGGGAATAATGTACAGGTATTCTCCCTAAATGAGATGAAGACTGCCACACGAAACTTTCACATGTTGAATTGCATTGGCCGCGGGGGTTTCGGGGCAGTGTATAAG GGAAACCTGAAAGATGGCACTCAAATTGCAATTAAAAAGCTTGCAGCTGAGTCAAAACAAGGAATTAGCGAATTCTTGACAGAGATTAATGTCATATCAAACGTTAGGCACCCAAACCTTGTCAAGCTGATTGGTTGCTGCGCTGAAGGGAGTAACAGACTATTGGTGTATGAGTACGCCGAAAATAATAGTTTGGCGAATGCTTTGCTTG GACCAAAGAATAAATGTATCCCATTGGACTGGCAGAAAAGAGCTGCTATATGTATCGGAACTGCTTCTGGCCTTGCTTTTCTTCATGAGGAAGCACAACCACGCATTGTCCACCGTGATATCAAGGCTAGCAACATTTTACTTGATAAAAAACTGCTGCCGAAAATTGGAGATTTTGGATTGGCCAAGCTTTTTCCTGATACTGTCACTCACATTAGCACGCGTGTTGCAGGAACAAT GGGTTATTTGGCACCAGAGTATGCTTTGTTGGGACAATTAACCAAGAAAGCAGACATATATAGTTTTGGGGTGCTTCTTCTTGAAGTGATAAGTGGTGAAAGCAGCAGCAAGTCGACTTGGGGGCCTAATATGCATGTTCTTGTGGAATGG ACATGGAAGCTGCGGGAAGAAGGAAGACTCTTCGAAATTGTTGACCCAGAGCTGGAAAACTACCCAGAGGAGGAAATGCTTCGTTTCATCAAGGTGGCACTGCTGTGCACACAAGCCACGTCCCAGCAGAGGCCATCCATGAAGCAGGTTGTCAATATGCTATCTAACCAAACAGAAATTGATCTGCAAAATGTAGTTGCACCAGGTGTGCTGAAAGAACCTCGGCCGCGTACCGGTGGCTTTGGGGGTTTGACAGCAGACACGTCCTCAAGCTCAAGCCAAAGCACCAAAGCCAATCCAGCTGAATCATACAGTACACAGACCAACATGAACAGCTGTCAATTTAGCACAACCGACGTATCACCAAGGTGA
- the LOC136548101 gene encoding cold-responsive protein kinase 1-like isoform X2 yields the protein MKTATRNFHMLNCIGRGGFGAVYKGNLKDGTQIAIKKLAAESKQGISEFLTEINVISNVRHPNLVKLIGCCAEGSNRLLVYEYAENNSLANALLGPKNKCIPLDWQKRAAICIGTASGLAFLHEEAQPRIVHRDIKASNILLDKKLLPKIGDFGLAKLFPDTVTHISTRVAGTMGYLAPEYALLGQLTKKADIYSFGVLLLEVISGESSSKSTWGPNMHVLVEWTWKLREEGRLFEIVDPELENYPEEEMLRFIKVALLCTQATSQQRPSMKQVVNMLSNQTEIDLQNVVAPGVLKEPRPRTGGFGGLTADTSSSSSQSTKANPAESYSTQTNMNSCQFSTTDVSPR from the exons ATGAAGACTGCCACACGAAACTTTCACATGTTGAATTGCATTGGCCGCGGGGGTTTCGGGGCAGTGTATAAG GGAAACCTGAAAGATGGCACTCAAATTGCAATTAAAAAGCTTGCAGCTGAGTCAAAACAAGGAATTAGCGAATTCTTGACAGAGATTAATGTCATATCAAACGTTAGGCACCCAAACCTTGTCAAGCTGATTGGTTGCTGCGCTGAAGGGAGTAACAGACTATTGGTGTATGAGTACGCCGAAAATAATAGTTTGGCGAATGCTTTGCTTG GACCAAAGAATAAATGTATCCCATTGGACTGGCAGAAAAGAGCTGCTATATGTATCGGAACTGCTTCTGGCCTTGCTTTTCTTCATGAGGAAGCACAACCACGCATTGTCCACCGTGATATCAAGGCTAGCAACATTTTACTTGATAAAAAACTGCTGCCGAAAATTGGAGATTTTGGATTGGCCAAGCTTTTTCCTGATACTGTCACTCACATTAGCACGCGTGTTGCAGGAACAAT GGGTTATTTGGCACCAGAGTATGCTTTGTTGGGACAATTAACCAAGAAAGCAGACATATATAGTTTTGGGGTGCTTCTTCTTGAAGTGATAAGTGGTGAAAGCAGCAGCAAGTCGACTTGGGGGCCTAATATGCATGTTCTTGTGGAATGG ACATGGAAGCTGCGGGAAGAAGGAAGACTCTTCGAAATTGTTGACCCAGAGCTGGAAAACTACCCAGAGGAGGAAATGCTTCGTTTCATCAAGGTGGCACTGCTGTGCACACAAGCCACGTCCCAGCAGAGGCCATCCATGAAGCAGGTTGTCAATATGCTATCTAACCAAACAGAAATTGATCTGCAAAATGTAGTTGCACCAGGTGTGCTGAAAGAACCTCGGCCGCGTACCGGTGGCTTTGGGGGTTTGACAGCAGACACGTCCTCAAGCTCAAGCCAAAGCACCAAAGCCAATCCAGCTGAATCATACAGTACACAGACCAACATGAACAGCTGTCAATTTAGCACAACCGACGTATCACCAAGGTGA